The window TGAAAACCAATTTTTCGCGCTTGTCGCATATCGTTTCGGAGAGTATATTGCCTTCCCCGTCCAGCGTCCACAAGTCCGCGTCCAGCGCGCCGGAGACCAGCCCCTCCCCCATCCCGTAGACCGCGCTGACAAGCATTGTCTCCGGGTCGCCGGTAAGCGGATTCGCGGTGAACGCCACGCCGGAGACATCCGCCGCCACCATCTCCTGAATGATGACGGCGGCCCGCGTTTTCCCGCGCAGTTCCCGCGCGCGGCGGTAGGCCGCGGCGCGCTCCCCGAAGGCGGAGCGGTGGCAGCGAAGTACGGTTTCAAGCAGATTGTCGTCCACCGGCTGGAACAGGAAGCTGTCCAGCTGCCCGGCGAAGGAGTGCTGCGCCGAATCCTCGTCCGCCGCCGAGGAACGCACCGCGACAAGGCGGCACATTCCCAGCTTTTGCCGCGCGTCCGCCGCGAATTGGCGGCGCTGCCGCATGTCCGGCGCGTATTTCGCGCCGCCGGGCAACCGTTCAAAACCTTCGGCTGTAACCGCCGTCCATTTCGGGACGCGGACGCCGCAGCCCTCCAGCCGGGCCAGATTATGCGCCTTGCCGCCGGCCAGCGCGCGCGAAAAATCCTTCTCCGCGAAAAACTCTCCCAGCCTGATGTCAGTCATTGTTGTCATGTCTGTTTCACCGCGCTTTGCGCCAGTTTCGCGTCATAAACCATGGCGGCGCGACGCTTGGCGCGCTGCGGGTCCTGCCGGCGGGCGTTCAGGTTCAGTTCGGCGTTAAGCCCGTCCGCCCAGAGCTCAAATTCCTCCGGGCCGGAAAACCCGTCCGCCCTTATGGCGGAGCGGCGGTAATTGCCCGCCCGCCGCGTGTCAATCCCCGGCCACCAGAGGTTTTGCGCCTCCGCCATGCGGTAAAGCGGCGTGCCGGGCAGCGGCGCGGCTATGGCAAGCGAAAAGCTGTCCGCCCCGCTTTCGGCGGCGGTTTTTGCGGTAAGCTCCATCTCCGCGCGCGTTTCTCCGGGAAAACCCGCCATCCAGAAGGTATGCACGAACAAACCCGCTTCTTTGGCGGCGTCTATGGCGGGGCGGAATTCCTCCGCGCGCAGCCGTTTGCCTATAATCCCGTCCAGCACGCGCTGCGAACCGGATTCGCAGGCCAGCGTTATCTGATAGCAGCCGGCCCGCTTCATGCGCGAAAAAAGCGCCTTGCGGTCTTTGGCCTGATAATCGGCGCGTATCCCGTTGGGCGTGCACCAGGGCAGGCCCAGCCGCTCAAGCCCGGAGCAGAGTTGGTTTATATGCTCCGCGCTGGCGGTGAGGGAATCGTCTTCAAACTGTATTTCCTCTATATTGTAGCGCGAAACCGCGCCGGAAATCTCCGCCAGGACGGAGGCTGGGTTTCTGAGCCGCAGCCGCCGCCCCCACACCGAGGGCGTGGAGCAGAAAAAGCAGTTTTCCGGGCAGCCGCGCGAGGTGATTACGTTAAGCACCCGCCTTCCCGTGGATTTGGAGGAGTGGAATTTTCCGTGCCGGAAATAGCCTTCCATATCCATCAGATGCCGGGCCGGCTCCGGCAGCGAGTTTATGTCCGCCGCCGGACGCTTGCCCGAAAGCCGCAGTTCCCCCCCGCGCATTGCCGCCGCGCCGGGGACGGAGGCCGCGTCCGCGCCGGATGAGAGAGCGCCCAAAAGCTGGCCGAAGGCGGCGTCGCATTCGCCGCACATCGCATAATCCGCGCCGGAGGCCGCCATTTCCAGCGCGCCCCGGCCAAAACCGGCGGAATAATCCAGCAGCACGCCGCTTGAGTGCGCGCCGCCCAGTATGACCGGCGCGCGCGGCGCGGCGGTTTTTGAAATTTTCGCCAGCGCATAGGCGTCCCGCGCCGCGCTGGAAAACGGAATTGTTATCCCCACAAAATCCGGACCGAAATCCGCTATCGCCGCCGCCGCTTCGCCGTCGGAGCAGCCGAGAAAGCCGTCTTTTGACTCCCCCGCCAGCGCGGCGTCAAAAACGCGGACGGAGAATCCCTCCTGCTCCAGCATGGCGGCGATATAACCCAGCCCCAGCCCCGGCTGAAGCCGGTTTACGCCGCCCGCCTCTCCCGCCATCCGGGGAGATATAAGCATCACTTTTTTCATGCAAGCCCCGACAATGCCAGCAGCCCGCACACCGCCAGCCTGTAGCGGACGGACCAGACCGTCATGTTCAAGTTGCCGGTTTCAGGTCGCAGCAGGAAGCGCGCGCAGGCGGCTGCAAAACCCGCCGCAAACAGCGCCGCTCCGATTGCCGCATAAGCCGGAATTCCCAGCCAGCCGGCGAAAATCGCCAGCAGGGCGCAATGCCCGATACCCAGAGCCAGCGCCGCCGCAGCCGCCGCGCGCGGCCCCATTATGGAAGAATATGAATCAAGCCCTTCCCGCTCCTGCCGGGGCGCGAAGGTTTTGCGCGCGAATTCTATGGCGTAAACCGGCATCATCATCCAGGAGGCGATGAAAAGCTCTTTCCCCCCCCATGCTCCCAGCCCGTGGTAACGCGCCAGAAAAGCCATTGCGTAGATATTGAAAAGCAGATTTACAGGGCTGTGCGTCGCCAGGGCAAGCAGCCTGTTGCCCGAAATCAGCCCCGGCATAAAAAACCATTTCGCCATCAGGACGAGATATGCGGCCACGACTGCCATGTAGGCCGGCGCAAGCGGCCAGAGCAGGTTCAGGGCCAGCATCGCGCCGATTAAAACGCGCTCCAGCAGCGCAAGCTCGCGCTCCGAAATCCGCCCGGAGACAAGCGGCCTGTCCGGATAAAAACGCTTGTCGGACTCAAAGTCCTTGATTTCGTCGCGCGCGCGTATCGCCGCGCCCATAAGCTGCGCGCAGACGACCACCATCACCGTCGCCATTGAGTATTTCGGGCTCAGCCCGTGGGCGCGCTGCACCAGCGCGTCCAGCGCGCAGCCCCACAGGACGAAAGCGGTGAAAAAAAGGCATCTTTCGCGCAGGAACGAAATCCAGCGGCGTATCATTTGCGGCTCCGCAGCGAGAAATAATCCAGCATGAAGCCCACGGCTCCGGCAAGACTGAGCCTGTACATCCGCCTTGCCTGGGCCGAAAACAGAAGCACAAACAGCGCGTCAAAGACGGGGTTGCGCGGCAGCTTCGCCAGCCGCCTCACAAGCGGCGCAAGCCGGGGCAGCCGGACTGATATTATAGAAAGCTTGCACAGGTTAAGCGCCGGGACAATATCCGGCTGGCGCAGCCGGCTTTCCAGCATTTCGTTGACGCCGGAGTCCGGCTTTGCAAGCCCGGCCTCGTCTATGTAACCGGCGGCTGCGGCTTCTTTTGTAATCTCCAGCCCCGGCAGCGCCTGAAACACCAGCGGCACGAAGAAATCGGGCCGCATTTTCAGGTTAAGCTCCACGGTTTTGGCGGCCTGCTCCAAGGTCTCCCCCGGCAGGCCGAACATGTTGTAAGTCAGGAATTTGATTTTGTGCTTTTTGAGCAGGCGCGCAAGCTCCAGCAGCGCGGCGTCCGTGGTCTGCTTGCCTAGCAGATTGCGGCGCAGTTCCTGGTCGCCGGTTTCCACGCCCAGGCGGATATGGTCGCAGCAGCCTGTCGCAGCTATTGCGGAAACCACGGCCTCGTCCGCCAGTTCCGCCCGCAGGTTGATGGTGAACGGAATGCGTATTTCCCTGCCGTAGCGGCCCAGGAATTCCAGCGTCCAGGCCTTGTCGCCGTTAAACGTGCTGTCCAGAAAAGTGATGAACTTCACCGGCATTTTCTCGCGCATGGAGGCAAGCTCCGCCATGCAGCGGTCAACCGATTTCAGGCGGAGCCTTGAGCGCAAAGGGTCTTCCCGGTACACCTGCTTGAATTGCGGGATGAAACAGAATTTGCAAGAGAACGGGCAGCCCTTGGAGGTGTATGCGTAATAGCCGCCCTGCTTGAGATATTGCGGGAAGCGGAAATAAATTTCGCGGTCGGGGTCGGGCAGCGCGTTGATGTCGGCCAGCGGGCGTAGCGGGTTTTTGACGACCGCGCCGCCGTCCTTACAGTGGATATTGCGTATTCCGCGCCAGTCCTGCCCGGCGGAAAGCTTGTCGGCCAGTTCAAGCAGGGAGCCTTCACCCTCGCCGATGTTTACAAGGTCAAAATCGGTCTGCTCCAGATATTCCGGGAAGAATGTCGGATGCGGGCCTCCGGCGGCCAGCAGCGCTTTCACGCCCGCCGCTTTCAGCGCGCGCGCGGCGCTGGCGGCCCAGGCGCGCTGCGGCGTCATCACCGTCATGCCGATTATGTCCGGCTGAAAGCGCGCAATCTCCTCCAGCGGGGGCGCGGGAGAAGCTATGGCGGCTTCGCAACGGTGCCCGGCGGATTTAAGCACGGCGGAAAGCTGCATCGCCGCCATGCTCTCGTTAAGCCCGCTTTGCAGAAAAAGAATTTTAGCCATTCAAAAATTCCATAAAACGCTCTTTCAGCTTCTCCGGCGGGATTGCCGGCCTGCCCAGCGGATGTTTGGAGCCGGGCGCGACGGGCAGATGCACAAATTCAAGCCCGCCTTTGCCCCGCCAGCGCGCCAATTGCCGCTTCAAATCGGCGATTCCGCCGCAACGGCGGACGCGCGGATAGCCCAGCGCCGCCGCCGCGCCCGCTATATCGGCGGAATCCGACAATGTGGGCTGGCCGCCGGTGGAATCGCAGGTCCCGTTGTCCAGCACGATATGCAACAGGTTCGGCGGCGCGGCGCGGGCGACAGAGGCCAGCGCGCCAAGCCGCATCAGAAGCGCGCCGTCGCCGTCCACCGCTATTATTCTGCGCCCGGGGCGCGCCAGCGCAACGCCCAAAGCCAGCGAGGACAGGCAGCCCATGGAACCAACCATGTAAAAATTACGCGCCAAATCGCCAAGCTCGCAAAGCTCTCTGCCGGTTTTGCCCGTCGCGGCAAGAATGGCGGTATCCCCTCCGGCGGTTCCGGCTATTGCGCGCAGCGCGTCCAGCCGGCTGGGAGCTTGCGAATATGCGCCGGTTATCGCGGCGCGCCGCCGCGCCTGCGGGCGCGGCGTCGGCGAAAGCGGCGCGGAGTTGAAAACGCCGTCCCGCACTATGAACGCGAAACTCCCGCCGCGCGCGATATGGCGGAAAGCCGTCTCAAGCTGCGTGCGCGCCCTGGCGGAATTTGGCGAAAGCAGGGCATGGCGCACTTGCAGCAAATCCAGCATTTTCCCGGTGATGCGGCCCATGAGGCGGTGCTGCGGCTCGTCTTTTACGCCCGGCTCGCCGCGCAGGCTTATGAAGGCCAGCAGCGGTATGCGGAAAATATGATGCAGCGACGACAGCGGCGAGGCCGCATTCGTCAGTCCGGAATTCTGCATCAGCACAATGCCCAGCCTGCCGCCCAGATGCAGGCCCGCGCACAGCGCGGCGGCGTCGCCCTCGTTGGAGGAAATCAGGTAATCGCCGCCGTTTATGGCGGAATTTATAAGCCCGCCCAGCGAGGAGCAGGGCACTCCGGTGAATAAAAAACAGCCGCGTCGCTTAAGCTCGCGGCCAAATCCGGCTGGGTCAAGGCCGGCGCTCATGTCAAATCCCTGCCGAAAACGGCATATTCCGCTATTGTCATATTCCTGCCCGTGAAGTTGCGGAACAGGCTGGATTCGTGCATATGGTGATGCACGCAGAATTGCGCCCCCGCGTCGCGCGCGGCGGAATGCGCGCAATAGGCCAGCGCCGAGCCTATTCCCCTGCGGCGGTGATTTTCGGCCACGGCGACCAGCGGAACCACCCACTGCTTTGGGTTTCGCGGATTCCGGTAGTGCAGTATGAAGCCGCAGGCCTCGCTCCCCCGGAGGCAGACGTCCGCCACAGGCTCCGTTTCGCTTAAAAACGACAGATACACGTCGCGGAAATAATCGCGCCGCAGCGGGGCGTAATACGGGACATGCGCGAAGGAGGCTTTGGTCAGCTCAAACATCGCCTCCAGCGCACCGCGCCACTGCTGCCCGAAAAAACGTTCAAACCTGTAGCCGCGCCAGAGGCAGTTGTCCAAATGCTGGCCGTACCTCTCCGGGTTCAGCGCTATCAGGTCGCTGAAATAGCGCTGGCGGATGCGCCAGCCCAGTTCCGCCGCGATACGCGGCATATGCGGCGGATTGTCCGGCTCCGGCGGGATTTGCCCGTGCTGCCAGCCGGAGATTTTCCATTTGTAGCCCATGCCGGTGGAATAATTGACCGGCCCGTCAACGGCGCAGGCGCCGAACTCGCGCGCAGCCGCCTCTATGCCGGGAAAAAGCCCGCGCGCGGCGGCCATATCGTCGGGAAAATCTATATAACCGAAAAGGCAGGTTTTGGCGTCCAGTTCCGGGTTGAGCATGGCCACGGCCATGGAATCGCGCGCCTCCACCAGTTTCCAGGAAGAGAAAGTGTTAAGGATGTCAGCCGCCGCGCCAAAGCGGGCGCGGACCTTTTCAAAATCCGCGCAAACCGGCGGGACGCCGCGCACGGCGTTGCGCGCGGGGGCAGGCCCCGTCATTTCGCGCGCTCCCGCGAGCAGCATTTCTGCGTGATGGGCCTGACACCGCAGGATTTGCGCGCGCCGGCCATGCCGCGCGGGAAGTATTTATCCTCGGCTTCCATCAGCTCGGCTGCGTTCTGAAGCGCGAAAATCTCGTCCAGCGGCGCTATTTCCCCTTCCAGCGCGGCCACGGAATTGTCGCTGAATATGCGCTGCGCCGCCTTGCGCATCGCCGCTACCGAGGCGCGCATCAGATGGTTGGCCCATATCACCGCGCTGATGTCCATTGCGGCGAATTCCTCCGGCGGCGTGCGCCAGTATTTCGTGGGGACTATAATCACCGGATGCCGTTTGCCCCAGCATTTGGAAAATTCCGCTATTTCCCCGGCGTCCTGGCGCTTGCTGTGGACCAGAATCGCGTCCGCGCCAGCCAGGCGGTAAGCGTCCGCCCGGCGCAGCGCCTCGTCAAGGCCCCTTCCCATGACGAATGCCTCGGTTCTGGCGACGACAACGAAGTCGGCGTCGCGCTGGGTGTCCTTGGCGGCTTTTATTTTGCCGCAAAACTCTTCCACGCCCGCCAGATGGGTGGCGTCGCAGTCCACGAAGGAGTTGTTTTTTGGGAAAATCTTGTCTTCTATACACAGGCCGGCGATACCGCGCTGCTCCATCTTGCTGACCAGCCGGCGGACATTGTTGAAATTGCCGTAGCCGGTGTCGGCGTCCTGGAGGACGGGGATATTCACGGCGTCATTCATGAATTCCACAATTTCCAGCACCTGCGTCCAGGAGGCTTCGTTTGCGTCGCGCACGCCAAGCGACGCCGCGATGGACAGTCCGCTCGCCCAAAGCCCCTTGAACCCCGCCTGCTCCGCTATTTTGGCGGACAGGCCGCTGTGCGCCTCCATCAGGAATTCGGTGCGCCCGGATTGTATCAGCTTTCTCAGTTGAGTCGTTTTTTTCAAGTGTGCCATGCTTGTCTCCCGCCGCTGATTAAATTATCCCAAAATACGGCGAAATCCGGAAGGGCCGAAGGTCCCAGGTGATTGAGTTAAATTTGACAGTGGGAGGCTAAAGGCTTAGAATAAATCGTCCCGCCTCAATAGGATTTCCAACTAATTTCGGGACAAGCTCCTGTGAACCACATTAATAGGGGGAATTATGAGAATGCGTCCGGAATTTAAAGAGGAAAGTTTAAGAAAATGGGGAGATGCTCTAAATAGAATATTCGATGGAGTAATACCGACTACAAGCAGGTGGAATGATAAAGAGTCTATGATAAGAGTCTTAAGCGTTCTCGGCGATAATAAAAATCAGAACCACACTTTTTTCCCACAACCTGGCGGCGGACTGGACCTAAAAACAGCTCGGCTATCAAATGAACCGGACTGCATTGAATTGGATTTTGAAAGAAATGCTGCAATTGTCAAACCATCTCAGCTAATGTTTGAGTCATTTGGAAAAGAGAATCTCGAATGGGCTTATTTTAGGTTGGAACTTTTGCTTTTAAACCCAACGGGTATATATCCCAATAATTCGCCCCATGCACACGAAGAACTGATAGAAATCGAACCGGGAAAGTACCAAGACCGTTCCACTTGGGATTCGGGAGTTATGAAAGAGGATGAAATGGGCAATGCAATACTGTTTCCAAAATCCGCACGAATAGTTACCCGATATTTTTCTGGGGCTTTTGTGGTATTTGCGAAGGGATCCACTTACAATGCAAACCCAGGTACATATGATGCTCGCCACGATAAGATGTCAGCCCAAGAATTCAGACGACATATTGAAGAGGCCTATCGTACTGCCCGGGGATAACACTTGCAAAAATTAGCAGGGCTTTGGCGCAGATTTCGCCGAAGCCTTGTCTTTTTATTATTCCTCTGCGGTAAAAAGACAGCATGCCACTTGCGAAATAATGGTTTTTACAATTTACTCAATGCATTGAGTAAATTGTTGATTGTGCCCGCGGCGGGCGATAATGACTTTTCCATGAAAGCCATGCTGGACAAAAGGGGCTTTTACTGCTATTTTGTAGATGGGTCCGACCTGCTAAGGCGGATACCAGGAAAAAATGAAACGACTTTCAATCCCGCCCTACGGCATCGCGGGCAGGGGCTTGGCGGCGCGCCATATGGCGCGGTATTTGCGGCTGTCGCGCATTCCGTTTACACAATGGAGCCGCGCGGACGGGGCTGCGCCGGAAGCGACTTTCAAAAACTGCCGGACCATCCTTCTCCTGATAAGCGACAATGCCATTGAAGATTTCATCTCCGCCCATCCCGGGCTGCATGGCAAAACCCTGGTTCATTTCTCCGGCAGCCATGTAAGCGGCAGGGCGGCGGGATTGCATCCGTTGTGTTCGCTCGGGCGCAAGCCGCTTTCGCTGGCGCAATGCCGGGAAATCGCCTTCGTGTCGGAAAAGGGGCGCCCCGCTTTCCGCGATATCTTCCCGATGCTCAAAAACCCCTCCTATGCCATAGACCCCGCGCTGAAACCCTATTATCATGCGCTGTGCGTGATGGCGGGCAATTTCTCCACGGCTTTATGGCAGAAGCTGTTTTCCGGGCTGGAAAACGAGCTGGGCCTGCCCGCAAAAGCGGCAAAGCCGTATCTCCGCGCGGTGCTGGGAAACATAGAGTCAAACCACACAACCGCGCTGACCGGACCATTCGCCCGCGGCGATTACGGCACCATAGCCCGCAATCTCCGCGCGCTGGACGGGGATGCGTTTCTTCCGGTATACAAGGCTTTCAGGCGGGTTCTATGCAAATAACCGACTTTTACGAATACGACAGGAAGGCGGGCCGCAAAATCTCCATGATAACCGCCTACGATTATATCACCGGCCAACTGGCGCAGCGCGCGCCGGTTGACTGCGTGCTTGTTGGCGACAGCCTTTCAATGACCGTCTACGGGCATGATTCCACCATACACGCGGATATGGGCATGATGGAGCGGCACACGGCTATGGTCGCGCGCGCGGTGCGCGGCAAGCTGCTGGTGGGCGACATGCCTTTCCTTTCCTATCACAAAGAGCCTGCCGAGGCGGTTGAAAACGCGGGCCGGCTGGCGCGCGCGGGCGCGCAGGCGGTAAAACTTGAAGGCGCGGCGCATGAGGAGGCGGTAAGACGCATCATCGCCTCCGGCGTGCCGGTGATGGGACATCTGGGGCTTACGCCGCAGTCTGTTAACCTGCTTGGCGGGTTCCGGGTGCAGGGGCGGCGGGCGCGCGCCGCCGCGGCGATACTGGCCTGCGCCAGAAAACTGGAGCGGCTGGGCTGTTTTGCGCTTGTTCTTGAATGCGTGCCGCGCGCGCTTGGCAAAGCGGTAACCGCCGCATTGAAAATCCCGGTCATAGGCATAGGCGCGGGGCCGGATACCGACGGGCAGGTGCTGGTGATAGCCGACATGCTGGGTTTCTGCGAAAACGCGCCGCGCTTTCTAAAGCGCTACATGGACGGCGCGGGCGAGGCGGACAAGGCGCTGCGCCGCTTTGACCGCGAGGTCAAATCCGGCGCCTTCCCGGCGGAGGAGCATTGTTATAAATGACAACCCTTATAAAATCCCCCGCCGCCTGGCGGAAACTGCGCGAAGGCGCGCTTAAAAACAAAACCGCCGGTTTTGTGCCGACGATGGGGGCATTGCACGAGGGGCATGTCTCGCTTGTGCGGCGCAGCAAAAGGGAAAACGACATAACGCTGGTCAGCATATTCGTCAACCCGACCCAGTTCAACGACAAAAAAGACCTGGCGAAATACCCGCGCGCGCTTGGGCGGGACATGGCCCTGCTTGAAAAGGCCGGGGCGGATTATCTGCTCGCCCCGTCTTACAACGCGCTTTATCCCGACGATTACCGCTACAAAGTCTCGGAAAACAAGTTAAGCGGAACGCTTTGCGGCGCTTTCCGCCCCGGGCATTTTTACGGGGTGCTGACCGTGGTTCTCAAGCTGCTAAATATCGCGGGGGCGCAGCGCGCCTATTTCGGCGAGAAGGATTATCAGCAGTATCTGCTTGTGAAAGGCATGGCGGAGGCGTTTTTCCTGAAAACAAAAATCGTCCCCTGCCCGACGGTGCGCGAGCAAAGCGGCCTGGCCATGAGCTCCCGCAACCGCAGGCTGGAAGAGCGGCATCTTGCGCTTGCGCCGGAACTGTGCCGCGCGCTGCGCGGGGCGGGAAACGCCGCCGCCGCGAAAAAAACTCTGCAAAAGCTGGGCTTTGCGGTGGATTATGTGGAGGACCGCTTCGGCCGCCGCTTTGCCGCCGCGAAGCTGGGCGATGTGAGGCTT is drawn from Elusimicrobiales bacterium and contains these coding sequences:
- a CDS encoding radical SAM protein produces the protein MKKVMLISPRMAGEAGGVNRLQPGLGLGYIAAMLEQEGFSVRVFDAALAGESKDGFLGCSDGEAAAAIADFGPDFVGITIPFSSAARDAYALAKISKTAAPRAPVILGGAHSSGVLLDYSAGFGRGALEMAASGADYAMCGECDAAFGQLLGALSSGADAASVPGAAAMRGGELRLSGKRPAADINSLPEPARHLMDMEGYFRHGKFHSSKSTGRRVLNVITSRGCPENCFFCSTPSVWGRRLRLRNPASVLAEISGAVSRYNIEEIQFEDDSLTASAEHINQLCSGLERLGLPWCTPNGIRADYQAKDRKALFSRMKRAGCYQITLACESGSQRVLDGIIGKRLRAEEFRPAIDAAKEAGLFVHTFWMAGFPGETRAEMELTAKTAAESGADSFSLAIAAPLPGTPLYRMAEAQNLWWPGIDTRRAGNYRRSAIRADGFSGPEEFELWADGLNAELNLNARRQDPQRAKRRAAMVYDAKLAQSAVKQT
- a CDS encoding UbiA family prenyltransferase, whose amino-acid sequence is MIRRWISFLRERCLFFTAFVLWGCALDALVQRAHGLSPKYSMATVMVVVCAQLMGAAIRARDEIKDFESDKRFYPDRPLVSGRISERELALLERVLIGAMLALNLLWPLAPAYMAVVAAYLVLMAKWFFMPGLISGNRLLALATHSPVNLLFNIYAMAFLARYHGLGAWGGKELFIASWMMMPVYAIEFARKTFAPRQEREGLDSYSSIMGPRAAAAAALALGIGHCALLAIFAGWLGIPAYAAIGAALFAAGFAAACARFLLRPETGNLNMTVWSVRYRLAVCGLLALSGLA
- a CDS encoding radical SAM protein, whose translation is MAKILFLQSGLNESMAAMQLSAVLKSAGHRCEAAIASPAPPLEEIARFQPDIIGMTVMTPQRAWAASAARALKAAGVKALLAAGGPHPTFFPEYLEQTDFDLVNIGEGEGSLLELADKLSAGQDWRGIRNIHCKDGGAVVKNPLRPLADINALPDPDREIYFRFPQYLKQGGYYAYTSKGCPFSCKFCFIPQFKQVYREDPLRSRLRLKSVDRCMAELASMREKMPVKFITFLDSTFNGDKAWTLEFLGRYGREIRIPFTINLRAELADEAVVSAIAATGCCDHIRLGVETGDQELRRNLLGKQTTDAALLELARLLKKHKIKFLTYNMFGLPGETLEQAAKTVELNLKMRPDFFVPLVFQALPGLEITKEAAAAGYIDEAGLAKPDSGVNEMLESRLRQPDIVPALNLCKLSIISVRLPRLAPLVRRLAKLPRNPVFDALFVLLFSAQARRMYRLSLAGAVGFMLDYFSLRSRK
- the aepY gene encoding phosphonopyruvate decarboxylase yields the protein MSAGLDPAGFGRELKRRGCFLFTGVPCSSLGGLINSAINGGDYLISSNEGDAAALCAGLHLGGRLGIVLMQNSGLTNAASPLSSLHHIFRIPLLAFISLRGEPGVKDEPQHRLMGRITGKMLDLLQVRHALLSPNSARARTQLETAFRHIARGGSFAFIVRDGVFNSAPLSPTPRPQARRRAAITGAYSQAPSRLDALRAIAGTAGGDTAILAATGKTGRELCELGDLARNFYMVGSMGCLSSLALGVALARPGRRIIAVDGDGALLMRLGALASVARAAPPNLLHIVLDNGTCDSTGGQPTLSDSADIAGAAAALGYPRVRRCGGIADLKRQLARWRGKGGLEFVHLPVAPGSKHPLGRPAIPPEKLKERFMEFLNG
- a CDS encoding GNAT family N-acetyltransferase yields the protein MLLAGAREMTGPAPARNAVRGVPPVCADFEKVRARFGAAADILNTFSSWKLVEARDSMAVAMLNPELDAKTCLFGYIDFPDDMAAARGLFPGIEAAAREFGACAVDGPVNYSTGMGYKWKISGWQHGQIPPEPDNPPHMPRIAAELGWRIRQRYFSDLIALNPERYGQHLDNCLWRGYRFERFFGQQWRGALEAMFELTKASFAHVPYYAPLRRDYFRDVYLSFLSETEPVADVCLRGSEACGFILHYRNPRNPKQWVVPLVAVAENHRRRGIGSALAYCAHSAARDAGAQFCVHHHMHESSLFRNFTGRNMTIAEYAVFGRDLT
- the aepX gene encoding phosphoenolpyruvate mutase, which produces MAHLKKTTQLRKLIQSGRTEFLMEAHSGLSAKIAEQAGFKGLWASGLSIAASLGVRDANEASWTQVLEIVEFMNDAVNIPVLQDADTGYGNFNNVRRLVSKMEQRGIAGLCIEDKIFPKNNSFVDCDATHLAGVEEFCGKIKAAKDTQRDADFVVVARTEAFVMGRGLDEALRRADAYRLAGADAILVHSKRQDAGEIAEFSKCWGKRHPVIIVPTKYWRTPPEEFAAMDISAVIWANHLMRASVAAMRKAAQRIFSDNSVAALEGEIAPLDEIFALQNAAELMEAEDKYFPRGMAGARKSCGVRPITQKCCSRERAK
- a CDS encoding DUF2520 domain-containing protein encodes the protein MKRLSIPPYGIAGRGLAARHMARYLRLSRIPFTQWSRADGAAPEATFKNCRTILLLISDNAIEDFISAHPGLHGKTLVHFSGSHVSGRAAGLHPLCSLGRKPLSLAQCREIAFVSEKGRPAFRDIFPMLKNPSYAIDPALKPYYHALCVMAGNFSTALWQKLFSGLENELGLPAKAAKPYLRAVLGNIESNHTTALTGPFARGDYGTIARNLRALDGDAFLPVYKAFRRVLCK
- the panB gene encoding 3-methyl-2-oxobutanoate hydroxymethyltransferase → MQITDFYEYDRKAGRKISMITAYDYITGQLAQRAPVDCVLVGDSLSMTVYGHDSTIHADMGMMERHTAMVARAVRGKLLVGDMPFLSYHKEPAEAVENAGRLARAGAQAVKLEGAAHEEAVRRIIASGVPVMGHLGLTPQSVNLLGGFRVQGRRARAAAAILACARKLERLGCFALVLECVPRALGKAVTAALKIPVIGIGAGPDTDGQVLVIADMLGFCENAPRFLKRYMDGAGEADKALRRFDREVKSGAFPAEEHCYK
- the panC gene encoding pantoate--beta-alanine ligase, yielding MTTLIKSPAAWRKLREGALKNKTAGFVPTMGALHEGHVSLVRRSKRENDITLVSIFVNPTQFNDKKDLAKYPRALGRDMALLEKAGADYLLAPSYNALYPDDYRYKVSENKLSGTLCGAFRPGHFYGVLTVVLKLLNIAGAQRAYFGEKDYQQYLLVKGMAEAFFLKTKIVPCPTVREQSGLAMSSRNRRLEERHLALAPELCRALRGAGNAAAAKKTLQKLGFAVDYVEDRFGRRFAAAKLGDVRLIDNVKI